The following are from one region of the Silene latifolia isolate original U9 population chromosome 9, ASM4854445v1, whole genome shotgun sequence genome:
- the LOC141599296 gene encoding polyol transporter 5, which produces MTMTEGTNDNVKITNGNKVLADFDPPKRPKRNMFALACATLASMTSILLGYDIGVMSGAAIYIKKDWNLTDIQIEVLIGILNIYCLLGSFAAGRTSDRIGRRYTIVFAGTIFFVGALLMGFATNYAFLMVGRFVTGIGVGYALMIAPVYTAEVSPASCRGFLTSFPEVFINAGILLGYVSNVAFSKLPTHLSWRFMLGIGAVPSMFLAVAVLAMPESPRWLVMQGRLGEAKKVLDKTSDSPEEAQLRLREIKETVGIPLECNDDIVILPKSSNKNGEGVWKELLIRATPSVRRVVIAGIGIHFFQQASGIDAVVLYSPRIFQKAGIKSDTRQLQATVAVGLVKTLFILVATFQLDKYGRRPLLLTSVGGMVISLFTLAMSLTVIDRSTHTQTWAVVLCITMVCSFVASFSIGLGPITWVYSSEIFPLRLRAQGTSMGVAVNRVVSGVISMTFLTLTDKITVGGGFFIFGGIATIAWLFFFTFLPETQGRTLEEMHELFDDFKWRDSLHDRMTSDKGKGGESVNGKKSQVQLGATSTTTAANITDENTK; this is translated from the exons ATGACGATGACGGAGGGAACCAATGATAATGTGAAGATTACAAACGGAAACAAAGTGTTGGCCGATTTCGATCCTCCGAAGAGGCCTAAGAGAAACATGTTTGCATTAGCTTGTGCTACTTTGGCCTCTATGACTTCTATTTTACTCGGCTATG ACATAGGAGTAATGAGTGGAGCAGCAATATACATAAAGAAAGACTGGAATCTAACCGACATTCAAATTGAAGTATTGATCGGAATCTTAAACATCTACTGTCTACTCGGGTCATTCGCTGCCGGCAGAACCTCAGACAGGATAGGACGGCGGTACACCATCGTGTTCGCTGGGACAATCTTCTTCGTGGGTGCTCTTCTCATGGGTTTCGCCACCAATTATGCCTTCCTTATGGTCGGTCGCTTTGTGACTGGTATCGGTGTAGGCTACGCGCTTATGATCGCGCCTGTCTACACCGCTGAGGTCTCCCCTGCTTCTTGCAGGGGTTTTCTCACTTCTTTTCCAGAGGTTTTTATTAATGCTGGCATTTTACTCGGTTATGTCTCCAATGTTGCTTTTTCTAAACTTCCTACTCATTTGAGTTGGAGGTTCATGCTCGGGATTGGAGCGGTCCCGAGCATGTTTCTGGCCGTGGCTGTTCTTGCCATGCCTGAGTCGCCTCGTTGGCTTGTTATGCAAGGAAGGCTTGGTGAGGCTAAGAAGGTGCTTGACAAGACTTCTGATTCGCCTGAGGAGGCTCAACTTCGTCTCAG GGAAATTAAGGAGACGGTCGGGATTCCCCTAGAATGTAACGACGACATTGTTATTCTTCCAAAGTCGAGTAACAAGAACGGAGAAGGAGTTTGGAAGGAACTCCTAATTAGAGCAACGCCCTCAGTACGACGAGTAGTGATAGCCGGCATAGGGATCCATTTCTTCCAGCAAGCGTCTGGCATAGACGCTGTCGTTCTATATTCCCCGCGAATATTTCAAAAGGCCGGGATTAAAAGCGACACACGCCAATTACAGGCGACCGTGGCCGTTGGATTGGTGAAAACATTGTTTATATTGGTAGCTACATTTCAGTTGGACAAGTATGGTAGGAGACCCTTATTATTAACTAGTGTTGGGGGTATGGTCATTTCCCTCTTTACATTAGCTATGTCATTAACCGTAATTGATCGATCGACTCATACGCAAACGTGGGCCGTGGTTTTGTGTATAACCATGGTGTGTTCCTTTGTGGCCTCATTTTCGATTGGATTGGGACCGATTACTTGGGTCTACTCTTCCGAGATATTCCCATTGAGGTTACGTGCTCAAGGTACGAGCATGGGTGTGGCCGTGAATCGCGTGGTGAGTGGTGTTATTTCAATGACATTTTTGACCTTGACTGATAAAATTACAGTCGGCGGAGGGTTCTTCATATTTGGTGGGATTGCGACTATTGCGTGGTTGTTCTTCTTCACTTTCCTACCCGAAACACAAGGGAGGACACTTGAAGAGATGCATGAGTTGTTTGATGACTTCAAATGGAGGGATTCATTGCATGATAGAATGACTAGTGATAAGGGTAAAGGGGGTGAAAGTGTCAATGGTAAAAAGAGTCAAGTACAATTGGGAGCTACTTCTACTACTACCGCTGCTAATATTACCGATGAAAACACGAAATGA